The sequence TGCAATCTCTTCTAGATGTGAGATTATGTCCTCTTCTCTTAAAGGTGTAAATCTGAATAGGGCGCATCTGGATTGTATAGGTTCAATAATTTTCCCTGAGTAGTTGCATGATAAGATGAAGCGACATGTATCGGTGTATCGTTCCATAGTTCTCCTCAAAGCATGTTGCGCATCTGCAGTCATATTGTCAGCTTCATCGAGAACCAATAGTTTGAAAGGGACTTGGCTGATAGTAGACATTCTAGCAAATTCCTTCACAGTTGTTCTGATAACGTCGATTCCTCTCGCGTCACTTGCGTTCAGCTCCATATATGCATCCATGTATCTTTCTCCGAAAAGTTCACGTGCAAGACAAAGTGAGGCTGTGGTCTTACCTGTACCTGGAGGACCTGCAAAGAGACAGTGAGGCATGGACCTCATTCTGACAAACATTTTTAGCCTTTCCACTATCTCCTTTTGGTTCCGGATCTCGTCTAAG comes from Candidatus Bathyarchaeota archaeon and encodes:
- a CDS encoding replication factor C small subunit — translated: MWTEKYRPRILDEIRNQKEIVERLKMFVRMRSMPHCLFAGPPGTGKTTASLCLARELFGERYMDAYMELNASDARGIDVIRTTVKEFARMSTISQVPFKLLVLDEADNMTADAQHALRRTMERYTDTCRFILSCNYSGKIIEPIQSRCALFRFTPLREEDIISHLEEIAKKEKVMFDPVALKTIVTFAEGDMRRAINTLQAAASVGKKVDEQSIYQVIGKAGIKDVTELLELAMSNKFIQARDKLRRMLIEYGISGQDILRQIHSEIFRMNMPERRRIEIAEAIGEIDYRISQGADEEVQLSALLAHIASISVVKER